GCATCCCTTGTCAGCTTTTACTACTGAATTGACCGGAATTACAGATGATCATGTAAAAAATGCTAAACCACTGGAACAAGTTTTGCAAGAATTCCAAGAATTTTGCCAGGATACTGTCCTAGTCGCCCACAATGCGACCTTTGACGTTGGCTTTATGAATGCCAACTATGAGCGTCATGGTCTTCCTAAAATTAGCCAGCCAGTGATTGATACGCTGGAGTTTGCTAGAAACCTCTATCCTGAGTATAAACGTCATGGTTTGGGGCCTTTGACCAAGCGTTTTGGTGTGGCTTTGGAACATCACCACATGGCCAACTACGATGCGGAAGCGACTGGTCGTCTGCTTTTCATCTTTATCAAAGAGGTGGCAGAAAAACATGGTGTGACAGACTTGGCTAGACTAAACATTGATTTGATTAGTCCAGACTCTTATAAAAAAGCTCGAATCAAGCATGCGACCATTTATGTCAAGAATCAGGTAGGGCTAAAAAATATCTTTAAGCTGGTTTCCTTGTCTAATACCAAGTACTTTGAAGGGGCACCACGGATTCCGAGAACGGTTCTAGATGCCCATCGGGAGGGCTTGATTTTAGGATCAGCCTGTGCAGAAGGCGAAGTTTTTGATGCGGTCGTTTCTCAAGGTGTGGATGCGGCGGTTGAGGTGGCCAAGTATTATGACTTTATTGAGGTTATGCCACCAGCTATCTATGCTCCCTTGATTGCCAAGGAGCAGGTCAAGGATATGGAGGAACTCCAGACCATTATCAAGAGTTTGATAGAGGTGGGAGACCGTCTTGGTAAGCCTGTTCTGGCTACGGGGAATGTCCACTATATCGAACCAGAAGAAGAAATTTACCGTGAAATTATTGTCCGTAGTTTGGGACAAGGAGCTATGATTAACCGAACTATCGGTCATGGGGAACATGCCCAACCAGCTCCTCTTCCGAAGGCTCATTTTCGAACAACCAATGAGATGTTGGATGAATTTGCCTTCTTGGGAGAGGAACTAGCTCGCAAATTGGTTATTGAAAACACCAATGCCTTGGTAGAAATCTTTGAGCCTGTTGAGGTAGTTAAGGGGGACTTGTATACGCCTTTTATCGACAAGGCTGAAGAAACAGTTGCCGAGTTGACCTATAAGAAAGCTTTTGAGATTTATGGAAATCCGCTGCCAGATATCGTTGATTTGCGGATTGAAAAAGAATTAACCTCTATTCTGGGGAATGGATTTGCCGTGATTTATCTGGCATCGCAGATGCTGGTGCAACGTTCCAATGAACGGGGTTACTTGGTTGGTTCTCGTGGGTCTGTCGGATCTAGTTTCGTTGCGACCATGATTGGGATTACAGAGGTCAATCCTCTTTCTCCTCACTATGTCTGTGGTCAGTGTCAGTACAGTGAATTTATCACAGATGGTTCGTACGGTTCAGGATTTGATATGCCCAATAAGGACTGTCCAAACTGTGGTCATAAACTCAGCAAAAACGGACAGGATATTCCTTTCGAGACCTTCCTTGGTTTTGATGGGGATAAGGTTCCTGATATTGACTTGAACTTCTCGGGAGAAGACCAGCCTAGCGCCCACTTGGATGTGCGTGATATCTTTGGTGAGGAATATGCCTTCCGTGCAGGAACGGTTGGTACGGTGGCTGCCAAGACTGCCTATGGCTTTGTCAAGGGTTACGAGCGAGATTATGGGAAGTTTTATCGTGATGCAGAGGTGGAACGTCTTGCTCAAGGCGCTGCCGGTGTCAAGCGGACAACAGGACAACACCCCGGGGGAATCGTTGTTATTCCTAACTACATGGATGTTTACGACTTTACGCCTGTCCAGTATCCAGCAGATGACGTGACGGCTGAATGGCAAACGACTCACTTTAACTTCCACGATATCGATGAGAACGTTCTTAAACTTGATGTACTGGGACATGATGATCCGACCATGATTAGGAAATTGCAGGACTTGTCTGGGATTGACCCTAATGAAATCCCTATGGATGACGAAGGTGTAATGGCCCTCTTTTCTGGGACTGATGTGCTAGGGGTGACTCCTGAACAAATCGGAACGCCAACGGGCATGCTGGGAATTCCAGAGTTTGGGACCAACTTTGTACGTGGGATGGTAGACGAGACGCATCCGACGACCTTTGCGGAGTTGCTACAGTTATCTGGATTGTCTCACGGTACTGATGTCTGGTTGGGAAATGCCCAGGATCTGATTAAACAAGGGATTGCTGACCTATCGACTGTTATCGGTTGTCGGGATGACATCATGGTTTACCTTATGCATGCGGGTCTCGAACCTAAGATGGCCTTTACCATCATGGAACGGGTGCGTAAGGGCTTGTGGCTGAAGATTTCTGAAGAAGAGAGAAATGGCTATATCGAAGCTATGAAGGCCAATAAGGTACCAGAGTGGTATATCGAGTCCTGTGGGAAAATTAAGTACATGTTCCCTAAAGCCCATGCGGCAGCCTACGTTATGATGGCCTTGCGTGTAGCTTACTTCAAGGTTCACCATCCCATTTATTATTACTGTGCTTACTTCTCCATCCGTGCTAAGGCTTTTGATATCAAGACCATGGGTGCGGGCTTGGATGCCATCAAACGCAGAATGGAAGAAATCTCTGAAAAAAGGAAGAACAATGAAGCCTCTAATGTGGAGATTGACCTCTATACAACTCTTGAGATTGTTAATGAAATGTGGGAACGTGGTTTCAAGTTTGGGAAGTTAGACCTTTACCGTAGTGATGCGACTGAATTCATCATTGACGGAGATACACTGATTCCACCATTTGTTGCTATGGATGGTCTGGGAGAGAACGTTGCCAAGCAATTGGTGCGAGCGCGTGAAGAGGGAGAATTCCTCTCTAAAACAGAACTACGCAAGCGTGGTGGGCTCTCATCAACCTTGGTTGAAAAGATGGATGAAATGGGGATTCTGGGCAATATGCCAGAGGATAATCAGTTGAGTTTGTTTGATGAGTTGTTTTAAGGTCTTGGAGGAAAA
The Streptococcus toyakuensis genome window above contains:
- a CDS encoding PolC-type DNA polymerase III, with the translated sequence MSNSFEILMNQLGIPAEMRQAPVLAQADIERVVVHKISKVWEFHFVFSNILPIEIFLELKKGLREEFSKTGNKAIFEIKALSQEFSNQLLQSYYREAFSEGPCASQGFKSLYQNLQVRAEGSQLFIEGSEAIDKEHFKKNHLPNLAKQLEKFGFPTFNCQVEKNDVLTQEQEDAFHAENEQIVQAANEEALRAMEQLEQMAPPPAEEKPAFDFQTKKAVAKPKLDKAEITPMIEVTTEENRLVFEGVVFDVEQKVTRTGRVLINFKMTDYTSSFSMQKWVKNEEEAQKFDLIKKNSWLRVRGNVEMNNFTRDLTMNVQDVQEVVHYERKDLMPEGERRVEFHAHTNMSTMDALPEVEEIVATAAKWGHKAVAITDHGNVQSFPHGYKAAKKAGIQLIYGMEANIVEDRVPIVYNEVEMDLSEATYVVFDVETTGLSAIYNDLIQVAASKMYKGNVIAEFDEFINPGHPLSAFTTELTGITDDHVKNAKPLEQVLQEFQEFCQDTVLVAHNATFDVGFMNANYERHGLPKISQPVIDTLEFARNLYPEYKRHGLGPLTKRFGVALEHHHMANYDAEATGRLLFIFIKEVAEKHGVTDLARLNIDLISPDSYKKARIKHATIYVKNQVGLKNIFKLVSLSNTKYFEGAPRIPRTVLDAHREGLILGSACAEGEVFDAVVSQGVDAAVEVAKYYDFIEVMPPAIYAPLIAKEQVKDMEELQTIIKSLIEVGDRLGKPVLATGNVHYIEPEEEIYREIIVRSLGQGAMINRTIGHGEHAQPAPLPKAHFRTTNEMLDEFAFLGEELARKLVIENTNALVEIFEPVEVVKGDLYTPFIDKAEETVAELTYKKAFEIYGNPLPDIVDLRIEKELTSILGNGFAVIYLASQMLVQRSNERGYLVGSRGSVGSSFVATMIGITEVNPLSPHYVCGQCQYSEFITDGSYGSGFDMPNKDCPNCGHKLSKNGQDIPFETFLGFDGDKVPDIDLNFSGEDQPSAHLDVRDIFGEEYAFRAGTVGTVAAKTAYGFVKGYERDYGKFYRDAEVERLAQGAAGVKRTTGQHPGGIVVIPNYMDVYDFTPVQYPADDVTAEWQTTHFNFHDIDENVLKLDVLGHDDPTMIRKLQDLSGIDPNEIPMDDEGVMALFSGTDVLGVTPEQIGTPTGMLGIPEFGTNFVRGMVDETHPTTFAELLQLSGLSHGTDVWLGNAQDLIKQGIADLSTVIGCRDDIMVYLMHAGLEPKMAFTIMERVRKGLWLKISEEERNGYIEAMKANKVPEWYIESCGKIKYMFPKAHAAAYVMMALRVAYFKVHHPIYYYCAYFSIRAKAFDIKTMGAGLDAIKRRMEEISEKRKNNEASNVEIDLYTTLEIVNEMWERGFKFGKLDLYRSDATEFIIDGDTLIPPFVAMDGLGENVAKQLVRAREEGEFLSKTELRKRGGLSSTLVEKMDEMGILGNMPEDNQLSLFDELF